A window of Pyrobaculum aerophilum str. IM2 contains these coding sequences:
- a CDS encoding archease: protein MPCGKPGDYKYGEHTADVLIQAYGCTLEEAFKNAALALADLTYYSSRVEPKESREVAVEYEDLEGLLFRWIDELLYLFDAEKFALSRRIEVKLEKGNGYAIRALLYGEKYDINKHGFTGLIVKAMTYHMMEIKKVEDYWLVQYVVDI, encoded by the coding sequence GTGCCTTGCGGCAAGCCTGGCGATTATAAATACGGCGAGCATACAGCAGACGTCTTAATCCAGGCGTATGGATGCACGCTAGAGGAGGCGTTTAAAAACGCAGCCTTGGCGCTGGCCGATTTGACTTACTACAGTAGCCGCGTTGAGCCAAAAGAGAGCAGAGAGGTCGCCGTAGAATATGAGGATTTAGAGGGGCTCTTATTCCGCTGGATAGACGAGCTGTTGTACTTATTCGACGCCGAGAAGTTCGCCCTAAGCAGGAGGATTGAAGTAAAACTAGAGAAGGGGAATGGATACGCAATAAGGGCTCTACTCTACGGGGAGAAGTACGACATTAATAAACACGGCTTTACGGGGCTTATCGTGAAGGCGATGACTTATCACATGATGGAGATCAAAAAGGTGGAGGATTACTGGCTTGTCCAATACGTCGTGGACATATGA
- a CDS encoding orotidine 5'-phosphate decarboxylase / HUMPS family protein codes for MKLQVALDLVDLRKAVNLARELCSVGAEMIEAGTPLIKLYGMASVSAIKSACPKAEVVADIKTADVGGLEARLAREFGADWGTVLGMTNLETIVEFIKEGKAVGLKTAVDLIGSRDPEGRAQEILKAARPDLFIVHLGVDVQTRTGMRFEDLLEIALKIKNMGVGVAVAGGITERELELIIKRGAQVDVVVVGRSIVNDTSPASKFVMMNNILKHI; via the coding sequence ATGAAACTCCAGGTGGCGCTTGACCTCGTAGATCTCAGGAAAGCCGTAAATCTGGCGCGCGAGCTGTGTAGCGTCGGCGCGGAGATGATAGAGGCGGGAACTCCGCTGATTAAGCTCTACGGCATGGCGTCAGTAAGCGCCATTAAATCAGCATGTCCCAAGGCCGAGGTTGTGGCCGATATAAAAACTGCAGACGTAGGAGGCTTGGAGGCGAGGCTCGCGAGGGAGTTCGGCGCCGATTGGGGCACAGTGCTGGGCATGACAAACCTCGAGACCATCGTCGAATTTATAAAAGAGGGGAAAGCCGTGGGCCTCAAGACAGCAGTCGATTTAATCGGATCGCGTGACCCTGAGGGCAGAGCCCAGGAGATATTAAAAGCGGCTCGCCCCGATCTCTTCATAGTGCACTTAGGCGTTGACGTCCAAACGAGGACTGGGATGCGATTTGAGGACCTCTTAGAAATTGCGCTTAAAATAAAAAACATGGGCGTGGGAGTCGCCGTGGCAGGCGGCATTACCGAGCGGGAGCTTGAACTTATTATCAAGCGCGGGGCTCAAGTTGATGTGGTTGTTGTTGGCAGAAGTATTGTAAACGATACTTCGCCTGCGTCAAAATTTGTAATGATGAACAACATTTTAAAACATATCTAA
- a CDS encoding adenylate kinase, producing MKIVIVALPGSGKTTILNFVKQKLPDVKIVNYGDVMLEIAKKRFGIQHRDEMRKKIPVDEYRKVQEEAAEYIASLTGDVIIDTHASIKIGGGYYPGLPDRIISKLKPDVILLLEYDPKVILERRKKDPDRFRDLESEEEIEMHQQANRYYAFAAANAGESTVHVLNFRGKPESRPFEHAEVAAEYIVNLILRTRQKS from the coding sequence GTGAAAATTGTAATTGTCGCCCTGCCGGGAAGCGGCAAGACCACCATTTTGAATTTTGTAAAACAGAAGTTACCTGACGTGAAAATAGTCAACTACGGCGATGTCATGTTGGAAATAGCGAAGAAGAGATTTGGTATACAGCACAGAGATGAAATGCGGAAAAAAATTCCAGTGGACGAGTACCGAAAGGTGCAGGAAGAGGCGGCGGAGTACATAGCCTCTCTAACAGGCGACGTAATTATCGACACGCACGCCTCAATAAAAATAGGCGGCGGGTATTACCCCGGCTTGCCTGACAGGATAATTTCAAAGCTTAAACCAGATGTAATCCTCCTCCTGGAATACGATCCCAAGGTCATTTTAGAAAGGCGTAAGAAGGACCCAGATAGGTTTAGAGACTTAGAGAGCGAGGAGGAAATTGAAATGCACCAGCAGGCTAATAGATATTACGCGTTTGCCGCCGCAAACGCCGGCGAGAGCACTGTTCACGTGCTCAATTTTAGAGGAAAGCCGGAGAGCAGGCCTTTTGAACACGCAGAAGTAGCCGCAGAATATATCGTTAACCTCATTTTAAGAACTCGGCAGAAGTCTTAG
- a CDS encoding DJ-1/PfpI family protein: MPKALIFVIDMAKREEYSVLKNFLTKGGFEAVAAVGSRDVNINYNIDFMTMSVDQVAKVAEEFDLLALAGGYKIYYHVLRKKPPLKIWDLNIDLEKLNALIQHFYKTGKTIIAPLAVPGYLAQLGLLKGKDATVYPITELIKILRDNGANFVNKPVVKSGGVITAKDITTTGEKEFLTILRETT, translated from the coding sequence ATGCCTAAAGCGTTGATATTTGTAATTGACATGGCTAAGCGGGAGGAGTACTCAGTGTTAAAAAACTTCTTAACGAAAGGAGGGTTTGAGGCGGTGGCCGCCGTCGGCTCCCGCGACGTCAACATAAATTACAATATTGACTTCATGACAATGTCCGTCGATCAAGTGGCCAAAGTGGCGGAGGAATTCGACTTGCTGGCGCTGGCAGGAGGTTATAAAATCTACTACCACGTCTTGAGGAAGAAGCCCCCCCTCAAAATATGGGACTTGAACATAGACTTAGAAAAACTTAACGCCCTTATTCAACATTTTTACAAAACTGGCAAGACGATTATCGCGCCGCTAGCAGTGCCCGGCTACTTGGCACAACTCGGCTTGTTAAAAGGCAAAGACGCCACTGTATACCCCATTACTGAGCTCATTAAAATACTCAGAGACAACGGCGCTAATTTTGTAAATAAGCCAGTTGTTAAAAGCGGGGGGGTAATTACGGCTAAGGACATAACCACTACGGGCGAAAAGGAGTTCCTCACAATACTCCGTGAAACAACTTGA
- a CDS encoding sn-glycerol-1-phosphate dehydrogenase, translating to MKQLESFQIPRIVIFGPGAILKTPLVVSELKAGRILVISGKSATTAYANQVAQLLSNYSVDVVRYNEVDLSKSSYDLVIGVGGGRPIDMAKVYSCVHKKPLVVIPTAASHDGIASPYVSYTLSQKLQTYGKIVASPVAIIADTSVILSAPSRLLKAGIGDLLGKIIAVRDWQLAHRLKGEEYSEYAAHLAVTSYKIAATNARRIRNFTREEDVRVLVKALIGCGVAMGIAGSSRPCSGSEHLFAHAIELRLQEESSEAVHGELVALGTIIMAYLHGINWRRIKKIAEIVGLPTTLKQAGIDADMAVEALTTAHALRPDRYTILGNGLSREAARRALEDTELI from the coding sequence GTGAAACAACTTGAGAGTTTTCAGATCCCAAGGATCGTTATATTTGGCCCCGGCGCGATATTAAAAACCCCCTTAGTAGTGTCTGAGCTAAAGGCTGGGAGAATACTCGTGATCTCCGGCAAGTCCGCTACTACGGCGTATGCAAACCAAGTAGCGCAGTTGCTGTCAAATTATTCTGTAGACGTGGTAAGGTACAACGAGGTTGATTTAAGTAAATCTAGCTACGATTTAGTGATCGGAGTGGGTGGCGGGAGGCCAATTGACATGGCCAAGGTATATTCATGCGTGCACAAAAAGCCGCTTGTGGTAATCCCCACTGCGGCGAGCCACGACGGAATAGCCTCTCCCTACGTCTCTTATACTCTGTCGCAGAAATTGCAGACATACGGGAAAATAGTCGCTTCCCCCGTCGCAATAATAGCAGACACTTCAGTAATACTAAGCGCTCCGTCCCGTCTGTTGAAAGCGGGTATAGGCGATTTATTAGGGAAGATAATAGCTGTTAGAGATTGGCAACTGGCACATAGGCTAAAGGGGGAGGAGTACAGCGAGTATGCTGCCCACTTAGCAGTTACGAGTTATAAAATCGCGGCAACAAACGCCCGGAGGATAAGAAACTTCACCCGTGAGGAAGACGTGAGAGTCTTAGTCAAGGCGCTAATAGGGTGTGGAGTGGCAATGGGCATCGCCGGCTCGTCAAGGCCTTGTAGCGGCTCGGAGCACTTATTCGCACACGCCATAGAGCTCCGTCTTCAAGAGGAGAGCAGCGAGGCCGTACACGGAGAATTAGTGGCCCTTGGCACTATCATTATGGCGTACCTCCACGGAATAAACTGGAGGAGAATTAAAAAAATAGCTGAGATAGTAGGCCTCCCCACCACGTTAAAACAAGCCGGTATTGATGCGGACATGGCCGTAGAGGCCTTGACCACAGCGCATGCACTACGCCCGGATAGATATACTATTCTTGGAAACGGGCTGAGCCGCGAGGCCGCCAGACGCGCCTTGGAGGACACGGAGCTCATATAA
- a CDS encoding NAD(P)-dependent malic enzyme, with product MTEKWYQLSVEIHRKYGGKISITPKVPIRSMDDFAIYYTPGIAEVSRQIHKNPELAFELTSRWNIIGVITDGTRVLGLGNIGPEAAYPVMEGKALIFKYLGGVDAVPIPIRVKTQEEFVFVAKALEPALGGINLEDIESPKCFYLLERLREELRIPVWHDDQQGTATATLAGLINALKLVGKKISDVTIALIGAGASNIYTARILIKYGAKPGNLILVDSRGILHPERDDIDKLMIENPWKYKYAIETNAERRKGGIPEAMRGADVVIAASSPGPGVIKKEWVASMNKDAIVFALANPVPEIWPWEAKEAGAKIVATGRSDFPNQVNNSLIFPAVFRGALDVRATAITDEMLIAAAEEVAKFAEEKGIHEEYIIPKMTEWEVYVREAAAVAATASAQKVARIPRSYKEELEIAGSIIGKSIKMLEVLMMEKIIE from the coding sequence GTGACGGAAAAATGGTACCAGCTCTCCGTAGAAATACATAGAAAATACGGAGGTAAGATATCCATCACGCCTAAAGTCCCCATTAGATCTATGGACGACTTCGCCATATACTACACCCCTGGCATTGCAGAGGTCTCCCGACAGATACATAAAAACCCAGAGTTGGCCTTTGAGCTGACCTCTAGGTGGAATATCATAGGCGTCATTACGGACGGCACCAGAGTGCTGGGCCTTGGCAACATCGGACCAGAGGCGGCATACCCAGTCATGGAGGGAAAAGCGCTTATTTTTAAATACCTGGGGGGAGTTGACGCAGTTCCAATACCAATTAGGGTAAAGACACAGGAGGAGTTCGTCTTTGTCGCAAAGGCGCTGGAGCCTGCTTTAGGCGGGATAAATCTTGAGGACATCGAATCGCCGAAATGCTTCTACCTCCTGGAACGGCTGAGGGAGGAGTTGCGCATCCCCGTGTGGCACGACGACCAGCAAGGCACGGCGACGGCGACTCTCGCAGGCTTAATTAACGCGCTGAAGCTCGTGGGGAAGAAAATTAGCGACGTCACAATAGCCCTTATAGGCGCAGGCGCCTCAAATATATACACAGCGAGAATTCTCATAAAATACGGCGCAAAGCCGGGCAATCTCATATTAGTGGACAGCAGGGGCATATTACACCCAGAGCGGGATGACATAGATAAATTGATGATAGAAAACCCCTGGAAGTATAAATACGCCATTGAGACTAATGCAGAAAGGCGCAAGGGAGGGATACCGGAGGCCATGAGGGGCGCCGACGTGGTCATCGCCGCGTCTAGCCCAGGGCCAGGCGTTATTAAAAAGGAGTGGGTCGCCTCTATGAATAAAGACGCCATTGTATTCGCCTTAGCTAATCCAGTGCCGGAGATATGGCCGTGGGAGGCTAAAGAGGCGGGCGCGAAAATAGTGGCAACGGGCAGAAGCGACTTCCCCAATCAAGTGAACAACTCCCTGATTTTCCCCGCGGTTTTCAGAGGAGCTCTTGACGTAAGAGCGACGGCTATAACCGACGAGATGTTAATCGCAGCCGCCGAAGAGGTTGCTAAATTCGCCGAAGAGAAAGGCATACACGAAGAGTACATAATCCCCAAAATGACGGAGTGGGAAGTATACGTGAGAGAGGCGGCGGCGGTGGCGGCCACAGCATCCGCCCAGAAGGTGGCCAGAATACCAAGATCATATAAAGAGGAGCTTGAAATTGCCGGCAGTATTATTGGAAAAAGCATTAAGATGTTAGAAGTTCTAATGATGGAGAAAATTATTGAATAA
- a CDS encoding citrate synthase/methylcitrate synthase, producing the protein MSEQTVQVKTTGKILQSPCGPIIHGLEDVLIKSTSISDIDGEKGILWYRGYRIEELARLSTYEEVSYLILYGRLPTKRELEDYINRMKKYRELHPATVEVIRNLAKAHPMFALEAAVAAEGAYDEDNQKLIEALSVGRYKAEEKELAYRIAEKLVAKMPTIVAYHYRFSRGLEVVRPRDDLGHAANFLYMMFGREPDPLASRGIDLYLILHADHEVPASTFAAHVVASTLSDLYSSVAAAIAALKGPLHGGANEMAVRNYLEIGTPAKAKEIVEAATKPGGPKLMGVGHRVYKAYDPRAKIFKEFSRDYVAKFGDPQNLFAIASAIEQEVLSHPYFQQRKLYPNVDFWSGIAFYYMGIPYEYFTPIFAMSRVVGWVAHVLEYWENNRIFRPRACYIGPHDLQYIPLEQR; encoded by the coding sequence ATGAGTGAACAAACTGTTCAGGTAAAAACTACGGGTAAAATTCTTCAGTCTCCCTGTGGTCCCATTATTCACGGTTTAGAAGACGTTTTGATAAAAAGCACATCAATAAGCGATATAGACGGCGAGAAGGGCATTCTTTGGTACAGAGGGTATAGGATAGAAGAGTTGGCCAGGCTCTCTACTTATGAAGAGGTCTCGTACCTCATTCTATATGGGAGGTTGCCGACGAAGAGGGAGCTTGAAGATTACATTAATAGAATGAAAAAATACAGAGAGCTCCACCCGGCGACAGTTGAGGTAATTAGAAACCTCGCCAAGGCCCATCCCATGTTTGCGCTAGAGGCGGCTGTGGCGGCGGAGGGCGCGTACGATGAAGACAACCAGAAATTAATAGAGGCGTTATCAGTAGGCAGGTATAAAGCCGAGGAGAAGGAGCTTGCGTATAGAATAGCCGAGAAGCTTGTGGCCAAAATGCCGACAATAGTGGCGTATCACTACAGATTCTCGCGTGGACTAGAGGTAGTAAGGCCTAGAGACGATTTGGGACACGCGGCGAACTTTCTCTACATGATGTTCGGCAGAGAGCCAGATCCCCTTGCCTCGAGGGGGATAGATCTCTACTTAATACTCCACGCAGATCACGAGGTCCCCGCCAGCACTTTCGCTGCCCACGTCGTTGCGTCTACGCTGAGCGACCTCTACTCCTCAGTAGCCGCTGCAATAGCCGCACTTAAAGGCCCGTTGCACGGCGGGGCTAATGAAATGGCCGTTAGGAACTACCTCGAAATAGGCACTCCGGCTAAGGCCAAGGAGATAGTAGAGGCGGCGACTAAGCCAGGCGGGCCAAAGTTAATGGGCGTCGGCCACCGCGTATATAAGGCATATGATCCAAGGGCCAAGATATTTAAAGAGTTTTCAAGAGATTATGTAGCCAAATTCGGCGATCCCCAAAACTTGTTTGCAATCGCCAGCGCCATAGAGCAAGAAGTACTGAGCCACCCCTATTTCCAACAGCGGAAGCTATACCCAAACGTCGACTTCTGGTCCGGAATAGCGTTTTATTACATGGGGATACCGTATGAGTACTTCACCCCAATATTCGCCATGTCTAGAGTAGTGGGCTGGGTTGCGCACGTCTTGGAGTACTGGGAGAACAACAGGATATTCAGGCCTAGGGCTTGCTATATTGGCCCCCACGATTTACAATACATCCCGCTTGAACAGAGATAA
- a CDS encoding RuvB-like helicase, with protein sequence MMSIKIEEVKTQFERFAAHSHIKGLGVRDGKVEFIGDGFVGQVEAREAAYIVVKMIKEGKFAGKGVLIVGPPGTGKTALALGIARELGSETPFVALSGGEIYSLEVKKSEFLMRALRRAIGIKVREWRKVYEGEVRSIELRYGKHPYNPYLQRVMGATIKLRTRDEEKVLRIPAEIAQQIIELGVEEGDIIMIDEETGAVSVLGRGEGGEQYDVAIKRRAELPKGPVYKEKEIVRFFTLHDIDVSLARQRGLISAMIFGFAEEVKEIPDEVRRQSDEIVKKTVEEGKAELVPGVLFIDDAHLLDIESFSFLMRAMETEFAPIIIMATNRGIAKIRGTDVEAPHGIPQDMLDRLVIIKTRPYTAEEIREIITIKAKEQNISLSKDALELLTKIGVEHSLRYALQLLTPAYIIAKERGKASVTKDEVEYVKSHFISVKESVEYVKSLEEKFLR encoded by the coding sequence ATTATGTCCATAAAGATTGAAGAGGTTAAAACTCAGTTTGAGCGTTTCGCCGCCCACAGCCATATAAAAGGCCTGGGCGTGAGGGATGGGAAAGTGGAATTTATAGGCGATGGCTTTGTCGGCCAAGTGGAGGCCCGCGAGGCGGCGTATATAGTTGTGAAGATGATAAAGGAGGGTAAATTCGCCGGTAAGGGCGTATTAATCGTAGGTCCCCCCGGCACTGGGAAAACGGCGTTGGCTTTGGGAATTGCGAGAGAGCTCGGCTCAGAGACGCCTTTTGTTGCGCTGTCAGGCGGCGAGATTTACTCGCTAGAAGTAAAGAAGTCGGAATTCCTTATGCGGGCACTACGCAGGGCAATTGGGATTAAGGTGAGGGAGTGGAGGAAGGTTTACGAGGGAGAGGTGAGGTCAATAGAACTGCGATACGGAAAGCATCCATACAACCCCTATTTACAGAGGGTAATGGGGGCCACTATTAAATTGAGGACTAGAGACGAAGAGAAAGTTTTGCGAATTCCCGCGGAGATAGCTCAGCAGATTATTGAACTAGGAGTCGAAGAGGGCGATATCATTATGATAGACGAGGAAACCGGCGCGGTGTCTGTTTTAGGTAGGGGAGAAGGCGGAGAGCAATACGACGTCGCGATTAAGAGAAGGGCGGAGCTGCCCAAGGGCCCCGTGTACAAGGAGAAAGAGATAGTGAGGTTTTTCACTCTGCACGATATAGACGTCTCTCTGGCGAGGCAGAGAGGCCTCATCTCGGCGATGATTTTCGGTTTTGCAGAGGAGGTAAAGGAGATACCCGACGAGGTTAGGAGGCAGAGCGACGAGATAGTGAAAAAGACTGTGGAGGAGGGCAAGGCGGAGCTGGTGCCCGGGGTGTTGTTTATAGACGATGCCCATCTGCTCGACATTGAGAGCTTTTCCTTCTTAATGCGGGCTATGGAGACGGAATTCGCCCCAATAATTATCATGGCGACTAATAGGGGGATAGCTAAAATAAGGGGTACAGACGTCGAGGCTCCGCACGGCATTCCTCAAGACATGCTGGACAGGCTTGTTATTATAAAGACCAGGCCTTACACAGCCGAGGAGATAAGGGAGATTATTACCATTAAGGCAAAAGAGCAGAACATCTCGCTGAGTAAAGACGCCCTTGAGCTCCTAACTAAAATAGGCGTTGAGCACTCTCTGCGTTATGCGTTACAACTTCTCACCCCTGCTTATATAATCGCAAAGGAGAGGGGAAAAGCCAGCGTCACAAAAGACGAGGTGGAATACGTAAAATCTCACTTTATATCAGTGAAAGAATCTGTTGAATACGTAAAGTCTTTAGAGGAGAAGTTTTTAAGATAA